The DNA window AGGCAAACCACCTGAACAGCTTATTTGTGGATAAACGGGCATCGCTCACCAGCGCTACATCTGTCACCGTATGATTACCTTCGTTGATATGCCCCTACCCGCAACGACACAATCCGGCCAGCCGAACCTTGCTCTCCCTGTCGGTACCACCCTCGACCGCTTTATTCTGCGTGAACAGAGTGCATTCCCCTTTGCTACGGGCGAACTCTCGCAGTTGCTGCGCGACATTGCGCTGGCCAGCAAAATCATAAATCTGGAGATCAACCGAGCGGGGCTGATCGACGTGACGGGCGCGGCCGGTACCGATAATATTCAGGGCGAATCGCAGCAGAAACTCGATGTTATTGCCAACATCCGGTTCATCCGCGCCCTGAAAAACGGCGGAGAAGTCTGCGCGATTATCTCGGAAGAGGACGACGAGATGATTCTGACGGGCAATCCCAACGGCAAGTATGTGGTCGCCATCGACCCGCTCGACGGTTCGTCCAATATCGACGTCAACGTATCGATTGGGACCATTTTCTCCATCTACCGACGGGTGTCGCCTATTGGTTCGGAGGCTACGATGGCCGATTTTCTGCAAGGGGGGCGAAAGCAGGCAGCGGCTGGCTACGTGCTGTATGGCTCGTCGACGATTCTGGTTTTCACGACCGGGCAGGGCGTCAACGGCTTCACGCTCGATCAGTCGCTGGGTGAGTACATCCTGTCGCACACCAACATGCGCCAGCCGCACACCGGCTCGATCTTTTCGTGCAACGACGGCAACGTAGCCGACTACCCGGACTATGTGCAGACGTACCTGACCAGTTGTCGGCAGCACCGGATGACGGGCCGGTACATTGGTTCGCTCGTGGCTGATTTTCACCGTAATCTCATCAAAGGCGGCATCTACTTGTACCCGCCCACCCGCCAGTCGCCGGGCGGCAAACTCCGGCTGCTGTACGAGTGCTTTCCGATGGCGTTCATCGCCGAACAGGCCGGTGGGCGCGCCACCGACGGGCGGCAGCTCACCCTCGACGTCGACCCGACAGAGCTACACCAGCGGTCAGTTCTGTTCGTCGGCTCACCCGACCTGATCGATAAGTTACTGATCTCCTAAGCCAACACAACTCATCCCGAATGTGGCCTCCGTGAGTAAACGGGGCTCATTCGGGATGAGTTAGGTTTCTACGAGAGCGGGTTTACGAGATTGGAAAAGAAGTAGTGAGCTACTGGTGTCTGTCCTGTTTGGTAAGATCACCGCGTATCTTACTCAGCGCTTCCGGGGTAACGCCCAAATAGGAGGCTATCATTTTTTGGGGTACCCGCTGCGCGATAGCCGGGTAGGTGGCCAGGAAATCAAGGTAGCGCTCGCGCAGGCTTGCACTCATCAGGAGAATAATCCGCTTCTGGAGCACGTAGATTCGATTGGTCAACCGCTGAATGGCTTCCTCGCTGGGTTGATCTGTTGGGGAAATCAGACCGTCTTCCACTACTTCTACTTCCGAACTTTCAACGGCGTCGATATACAGATCCGCTTCCTTACCCGGTACCTGCCAGCCAATATCACTGATAATCCAACCCTCTGGAGCAAACATAAAAATATGCTCCTTCCCATTGTCATCCAGGGTATAGCTACGTAGCAGGCCGGATTTTACAAAATAGTGCTTTCTCATTTTATCGCCTTTCCTAAGCAGGATTTCCCCTTTAGCCACCCGCCGGGTAATGATCCGCGATGCCAACGCGTGATACGCTTCATCCGAAAGCTTGCCCTGGGGAATAAGATCTAAAAACGATTGCATAAGTCAGCAGCGTGAACCGCTAAGATACAGGGAGTATTTCTTAATCTACATTAAGGCGCGTCAGGGCACGCGTTGAGACCTTTGTATCAAAAAAAACATGGAAACACGCATCATGAGTAAGCAGGCACCATCGAAGGGCTGGCACATAGCCCTCTGGGTTTTACAAGTAATACTGGCTTTGGCTTTTGGCATGGCTGGCTTTATGAAACTTACCGCACCGATTGCCGAATTAGCCAAACAGATGCCCTGGACGACGGAGGTACCCGCAGGGT is part of the Spirosoma rhododendri genome and encodes:
- a CDS encoding Crp/Fnr family transcriptional regulator, with translation MQSFLDLIPQGKLSDEAYHALASRIITRRVAKGEILLRKGDKMRKHYFVKSGLLRSYTLDDNGKEHIFMFAPEGWIISDIGWQVPGKEADLYIDAVESSEVEVVEDGLISPTDQPSEEAIQRLTNRIYVLQKRIILLMSASLRERYLDFLATYPAIAQRVPQKMIASYLGVTPEALSKIRGDLTKQDRHQ
- the fbp gene encoding class 1 fructose-bisphosphatase encodes the protein MITFVDMPLPATTQSGQPNLALPVGTTLDRFILREQSAFPFATGELSQLLRDIALASKIINLEINRAGLIDVTGAAGTDNIQGESQQKLDVIANIRFIRALKNGGEVCAIISEEDDEMILTGNPNGKYVVAIDPLDGSSNIDVNVSIGTIFSIYRRVSPIGSEATMADFLQGGRKQAAAGYVLYGSSTILVFTTGQGVNGFTLDQSLGEYILSHTNMRQPHTGSIFSCNDGNVADYPDYVQTYLTSCRQHRMTGRYIGSLVADFHRNLIKGGIYLYPPTRQSPGGKLRLLYECFPMAFIAEQAGGRATDGRQLTLDVDPTELHQRSVLFVGSPDLIDKLLIS